The following are encoded in a window of Paenibacillaceae bacterium GAS479 genomic DNA:
- a CDS encoding pimeloyl-[acyl-carrier protein] methyl ester esterase: MSMAWNKKLEKDHRGIILWLSGWSMTEMVFEQLCILLPEYHHVSVDLSQAGSVEEMLLLTETAAENALCVAREGCVPLLIAGWSLGGLLALRLAAKGYADGLVLFAATARFTRSKEEADRGWADVYVKKMITGINQDRQAVETKFRKLIFTDAKWKADLCKKLPSVGSWTTSALIAGLQILRSEEYLTKLPNIRCPVLIVHGAEDKICPYGAALELQEQLPDARLYSIPACGHIPFLGRENFIADEWRRWWNEGQNGPSWAPI; encoded by the coding sequence ATGAGTATGGCCTGGAACAAGAAATTGGAGAAGGATCATAGGGGCATTATTTTGTGGCTGAGCGGATGGAGTATGACAGAGATGGTTTTCGAGCAGCTCTGTATACTTCTGCCGGAATACCATCATGTTTCTGTGGATTTAAGTCAGGCTGGTTCGGTAGAGGAAATGCTGCTTTTGACGGAAACGGCTGCTGAAAATGCTCTGTGCGTCGCTAGAGAGGGTTGTGTTCCGCTCCTGATCGCGGGCTGGTCGCTCGGAGGGCTGTTAGCTCTGAGACTAGCGGCCAAAGGATATGCGGATGGTCTTGTATTGTTTGCCGCGACAGCACGCTTTACCCGTTCCAAAGAAGAGGCTGACCGAGGCTGGGCTGATGTTTATGTTAAAAAGATGATCACAGGAATCAATCAAGATCGGCAAGCTGTTGAAACAAAGTTCCGCAAGCTTATTTTCACGGACGCAAAATGGAAGGCTGATCTGTGTAAAAAGCTTCCCTCGGTGGGCAGTTGGACAACCTCCGCTTTAATTGCGGGCCTTCAGATTTTGCGAAGTGAAGAGTATTTGACGAAACTGCCGAATATTCGTTGTCCCGTTCTGATTGTGCATGGCGCTGAAGATAAGATTTGTCCTTACGGCGCCGCATTGGAGCTACAGGAACAATTGCCGGATGCAAGGTTATATTCGATACCTGCCTGCGGTCATATCCCGTTTTTAGGCAGGGAGAATTTTATAGCGGATGAATGGAGGAGATGGTGGAATGAGGGGCAAAATGGGCCCAGTTGGGCGCCAATTTAA
- a CDS encoding Spore coat associated protein JA (CotJA), translating to MNNQSARPAYGTPGGQPYAGAPGGYGGQQFGGGQYAGQYAQPTYGGAYGVYDPSVAGRGNGGGGYPPAYRNETELAAAATYGTGAGALAGAGYGVQAAVQEEIPPPGVPGAGYREWYPFRGPHDPCPPIGVKKYVIPPNQYILYQPTGLPQYPLEEALRLGTLWPALYSPYEPGCGRS from the coding sequence ATGAACAATCAGTCAGCAAGACCAGCTTACGGAACGCCGGGAGGGCAGCCGTATGCTGGAGCACCAGGCGGCTACGGCGGACAGCAGTTTGGAGGGGGCCAGTACGCGGGCCAGTATGCGCAGCCCACTTATGGCGGTGCATACGGAGTTTATGATCCATCCGTAGCTGGCCGGGGCAATGGGGGAGGAGGTTATCCGCCCGCTTATCGCAACGAGACGGAACTTGCAGCAGCGGCTACCTATGGAACGGGGGCGGGAGCCCTCGCAGGCGCTGGTTATGGTGTGCAGGCGGCAGTGCAGGAAGAGATCCCGCCGCCTGGCGTTCCTGGAGCGGGATACCGGGAATGGTACCCTTTTCGAGGGCCACATGATCCCTGCCCGCCAATCGGCGTGAAGAAATACGTTATTCCGCCGAATCAGTACATTCTTTATCAGCCAACAGGCCTGCCGCAGTATCCGCTGGAGGAGGCGCTTCGTCTCGGAACACTTTGGCCAGCCTTGTACAGCCCTTATGAACCGGGATGCGGAAGGAGTTGA
- a CDS encoding adenosylmethionine-8-amino-7-oxononanoate aminotransferase: MTSEYERLSALNKAYLWHPFTQMKEYNSSSPLIIERGEGVMLYDVQGRAYYDGFSSVWLNVHGHNVPELNRAITEQLRNVAHSTLLGMANVPAIELAEKLVEITPPGLNKVFYSDSGATGVEIAIKMAFQYWHNKGFRNKTTFITMDQAYHGDTIGAVSVGAIPLYHEVFRPMLFPSLTIPYPYPYRYGGDEKAAMDATLTALRHLLETRADEIAALIVEPIVQGAGGIIVMPRDCLRQMAELCGEYGVLLIADEVATGFGRTGAMFACDLEGVSPDLMVMGKGLTGGYLPVAATLATDEIYNAFYADYEEQKTFFHGHSFTGNPLGCAVALASLKLMEERDMVEGVKTKASFVEQKLAALIDRPHVGEIRQQGLMIGIELVRDKASRVPYDWAERVGVRTSLRARELGMLTRPLGNVIVFIPPLASNTAELDEMTDILTESILYATEKEGAVG; this comes from the coding sequence ATGACAAGCGAATACGAAAGGCTTTCTGCACTGAATAAGGCTTATTTATGGCATCCTTTTACTCAAATGAAAGAGTATAATAGCTCCTCCCCTCTCATTATCGAACGCGGTGAAGGCGTCATGCTTTACGATGTGCAAGGACGGGCTTATTATGATGGCTTTTCATCCGTATGGCTCAACGTACATGGACATAATGTTCCGGAGTTGAATCGAGCAATTACGGAGCAGTTAAGGAATGTCGCCCATTCCACCCTTCTAGGGATGGCGAATGTACCGGCAATTGAGCTTGCAGAGAAGCTGGTAGAAATAACTCCGCCAGGATTGAATAAAGTATTTTACTCTGATTCCGGTGCGACTGGTGTCGAGATTGCGATCAAGATGGCATTTCAGTATTGGCATAACAAAGGTTTTCGAAATAAAACAACGTTCATCACGATGGATCAAGCGTATCACGGAGATACGATAGGTGCGGTAAGCGTTGGAGCAATCCCCTTGTATCATGAGGTGTTTCGCCCCATGTTATTTCCTTCGCTCACCATACCGTACCCATACCCTTATCGTTATGGTGGGGATGAGAAGGCGGCGATGGACGCTACGCTGACTGCTCTGCGTCATTTGCTTGAGACGCGGGCCGATGAGATTGCTGCTCTTATTGTGGAGCCGATCGTGCAAGGTGCTGGGGGCATCATCGTCATGCCGAGGGATTGCTTGCGCCAGATGGCCGAGCTTTGTGGGGAGTATGGAGTCCTGCTTATCGCAGACGAGGTGGCGACTGGTTTTGGCCGAACGGGGGCTATGTTCGCTTGTGATCTCGAAGGAGTTTCACCTGACTTGATGGTCATGGGAAAAGGGCTGACCGGCGGTTATTTACCTGTGGCAGCGACGCTTGCGACCGACGAGATTTATAATGCGTTTTATGCCGATTACGAGGAGCAGAAAACCTTTTTCCACGGTCATTCCTTCACAGGAAATCCGCTAGGCTGTGCCGTTGCGCTGGCTAGTTTGAAGCTGATGGAAGAGCGCGACATGGTTGAAGGCGTCAAGACGAAGGCTTCCTTCGTCGAGCAGAAATTAGCAGCACTTATAGATCGTCCCCATGTCGGCGAAATCAGGCAACAGGGACTGATGATCGGCATCGAGCTTGTGCGGGATAAAGCTTCACGAGTGCCGTACGACTGGGCGGAGCGGGTAGGAGTTCGCACGAGCTTGCGAGCAAGGGAACTGGGAATGTTGACGAGACCGCTTGGGAATGTGATCGTTTTTATTCCTCCGCTTGCCAGCAATACAGCTGAGCTGGATGAGATGACGGATATTTTGACGGAATCGATCCTTTATGCCACGGAAAAAGAGGGTGCAGTTGGATGA
- a CDS encoding dethiobiotin synthetase, producing the protein MSRVNVRKIRGLFVTGTDTGVGKTVVTAAITAMLRAEGMNLGVWKPVQSGALIGSGTTDAERLLKSTGINESLEAVAPFTYEAPLAPMLAARQAGATLKLEDVIAAGLPLAARYEALIVEGAGGVAVPLTENALVADLIAELSMPALIVARSGLGTVNHTLLTVSYLRQRGIPIVGVVLNDGESAESELNDDPSVAANAQLIEQYGGIGVLGRFPRVHAEATAEMLNQTARRTLSLTPIREALFKDENDDAVD; encoded by the coding sequence ATGAGCCGAGTGAATGTTAGGAAGATCCGCGGCTTGTTCGTAACCGGGACGGACACCGGTGTCGGGAAGACGGTTGTCACTGCGGCGATAACGGCTATGCTGCGCGCCGAAGGGATGAATTTGGGCGTGTGGAAGCCCGTCCAGTCGGGAGCCCTTATTGGCAGTGGTACGACAGATGCGGAACGGCTGCTGAAAAGCACCGGAATCAATGAGTCGCTCGAGGCAGTAGCTCCATTTACATATGAGGCTCCGCTTGCGCCGATGCTTGCCGCCAGACAGGCTGGCGCAACACTGAAGTTAGAAGATGTGATCGCGGCTGGTTTGCCGCTCGCTGCACGGTACGAGGCGTTAATTGTTGAAGGCGCTGGCGGCGTCGCTGTGCCTTTGACTGAAAATGCCCTCGTGGCTGACTTGATCGCGGAGCTTAGCATGCCCGCTCTAATTGTAGCCCGCTCTGGCCTTGGAACGGTTAATCATACCCTGTTAACCGTTTCGTATCTCCGGCAGCGCGGAATCCCGATTGTTGGTGTCGTATTAAATGATGGTGAATCTGCGGAATCGGAATTGAATGACGATCCCAGCGTTGCTGCAAATGCCCAGTTGATCGAGCAATACGGCGGCATTGGGGTGCTCGGCCGTTTTCCCCGTGTGCACGCCGAAGCGACTGCAGAAATGCTAAATCAAACTGCACGAAGAACACTTTCATTAACGCCTATCCGAGAGGCGCTGTTTAAGGACGAGAACGACGATGCAGTGGATTGA
- a CDS encoding Phosphoglycolate phosphatase, HAD superfamily produces MAEQENERKILFRPDAVIFDMDGTLLQTETLLLQVHGRIFAALREEGLYVEPEPPVEALLGCLGMLLEDIWLKLMPTATEEARSRANELLLHFELEGLATGEGQLYGGVPETLKSLREQGVRLFVASNGLQPYVEAIVQHKGLAALFDGLYTAGGRNTATKAELVRLLLDEHAVSSAWMVGDRSSDVDAGKRNGLAVVGCAYADFGASAELDGSDVRIHHFAELLQLLPKV; encoded by the coding sequence ATGGCAGAACAGGAAAACGAGAGAAAAATTCTATTCCGACCTGATGCGGTCATTTTTGATATGGATGGCACGCTCTTACAGACGGAGACATTGTTGCTCCAGGTCCATGGCCGAATATTCGCTGCGCTGAGAGAGGAAGGGCTATACGTAGAGCCTGAGCCGCCCGTCGAAGCTCTGCTCGGTTGTCTAGGCATGTTGCTTGAGGACATTTGGCTGAAGCTTATGCCGACTGCTACGGAGGAGGCACGCAGCCGGGCTAACGAACTGCTGTTGCACTTTGAGCTGGAAGGGCTGGCCACCGGTGAAGGTCAACTGTATGGGGGTGTGCCGGAAACGCTGAAGTCTCTCCGGGAACAAGGAGTGAGACTGTTTGTGGCAAGCAATGGATTGCAGCCATATGTCGAGGCCATCGTGCAGCATAAAGGGTTGGCGGCGTTATTTGACGGCCTGTACACCGCCGGTGGTCGCAACACGGCAACTAAAGCCGAGTTGGTTCGGCTGCTGTTGGACGAGCATGCCGTTTCTTCGGCTTGGATGGTCGGGGACCGCTCTTCCGATGTTGATGCCGGAAAGCGAAACGGCCTCGCTGTCGTCGGCTGCGCTTACGCGGACTTCGGCGCGTCGGCCGAGCTGGATGGCTCCGATGTGCGAATTCACCACTTCGCGGAGCTGCTCCAGTTACTTCCGAAGGTATAG
- a CDS encoding spore coat protein JB translates to MSDEQEQQQQDQQQQLQQNQQQQEQQQQQEQQEQQQQQEQQAFDRDAYYAELKELQILDFALVELNLYLNTHPGDLQAIQQFNQLAQKRKGVAQQFEMQYGPLVNFGNSYSRYPWQWNETPWPWQV, encoded by the coding sequence ATGAGCGACGAGCAAGAGCAACAGCAACAGGATCAACAGCAACAACTGCAACAGAATCAACAGCAGCAGGAGCAGCAACAACAGCAGGAGCAGCAGGAGCAGCAACAACAGCAGGAGCAGCAGGCATTTGACCGGGATGCGTACTATGCCGAGTTGAAAGAGCTTCAGATACTGGATTTTGCTCTCGTAGAGCTGAATCTGTACTTAAATACACATCCAGGGGATCTGCAGGCGATTCAGCAGTTCAACCAACTCGCTCAGAAAAGAAAAGGTGTGGCACAGCAGTTCGAGATGCAATACGGACCGCTGGTCAACTTCGGCAACAGTTATTCACGTTATCCATGGCAGTGGAACGAAACGCCATGGCCTTGGCAGGTATAA
- a CDS encoding 8-amino-7-oxononanoate synthase: MQWIEKELQLLATDSLERYIHKSGPVAQSPGYIVRGGRSMLNLSSNDYLGLARHPAIIETMRQTLLTEGTGSGASRLVTGNRPAYDLLEQALIEWQGCQAALVFANGYMANVGVITALVGREDVVFSDRLNHASITDGIVLSRAEHVRYRHNDMDHLRVLLHKHRDKRRKLIVTDTVFSMDGDQAPLHELVALKNEYEAMLMVDEAHSGGVYGLHGEGLCHGLGLQDEVDIHMGTFSKSFGMYGAYVCGSRMLIRWLINKARPLIFSTALPPSVVAGTSKALTLVQAEHWRRKKLYEASKLFRSSLMSSGFNIPAGDSPIIPLIVGDNDAALRFSAALEAEGITATAIRPPTVPVNTARIRFSLSAAHTDKDLTDAVSKIRLIGHKLGVLSP; encoded by the coding sequence ATGCAGTGGATTGAAAAAGAACTTCAATTATTGGCCACCGACTCGTTGGAGCGTTACATACACAAGAGTGGTCCGGTGGCCCAGTCTCCCGGTTATATAGTGCGCGGAGGGCGGTCGATGCTCAACCTGTCCTCCAATGATTATCTTGGTCTGGCTCGGCATCCTGCCATAATTGAAACGATGCGTCAGACATTGCTTACGGAAGGAACTGGCTCCGGGGCTTCGCGGCTAGTAACCGGCAATCGGCCCGCCTATGATCTTCTTGAACAAGCATTGATTGAATGGCAGGGCTGCCAAGCTGCGCTTGTTTTTGCAAATGGCTATATGGCTAATGTCGGGGTTATTACAGCCCTGGTGGGCAGAGAAGATGTTGTTTTCAGCGATCGATTGAATCATGCAAGCATTACCGATGGCATCGTGCTGAGCCGCGCGGAGCATGTTCGATATCGCCATAATGACATGGATCATTTACGTGTTTTGCTCCATAAACACCGGGATAAACGGAGGAAGCTTATCGTGACAGATACCGTTTTTTCCATGGATGGCGACCAAGCGCCTCTGCATGAGCTCGTTGCGCTCAAAAATGAGTACGAAGCTATGCTGATGGTTGACGAGGCGCATAGCGGAGGCGTTTATGGGTTGCATGGCGAGGGACTATGTCATGGGCTCGGGCTTCAGGATGAGGTCGATATTCATATGGGAACGTTCAGCAAATCGTTTGGCATGTACGGAGCTTATGTTTGCGGCAGCCGCATGTTGATTCGATGGCTCATAAATAAAGCGAGACCGCTTATATTTTCGACTGCATTGCCGCCTTCTGTTGTAGCTGGTACTTCAAAGGCGCTAACTCTTGTACAAGCTGAACATTGGCGCCGGAAAAAACTTTACGAGGCAAGTAAGTTGTTTCGATCCTCGCTTATGTCCTCGGGATTTAACATCCCTGCCGGAGACTCTCCTATTATTCCACTTATAGTAGGAGATAACGATGCCGCTCTTCGGTTCAGCGCAGCACTCGAAGCGGAAGGTATAACAGCAACTGCTATCCGTCCACCGACTGTGCCCGTTAATACGGCTCGAATCCGCTTTTCCTTATCAGCGGCTCATACGGATAAAGACTTGACCGACGCAGTCTCAAAAATCCGCCTAATCGGGCATAAATTAGGGGTTTTGAGCCCATGA
- a CDS encoding Transposase — protein MYIQYTMDQLYLPMDLEDDIPQNHLVRVVNAAVNRLDDAIFDVAYSGGGRDSYHPKMLTKVIIYAYTQRIYSSRQIAKAIRENIMFMWVAGRQRPDFRTINRFRSERMKAVLETVFTAVLQFLAEENYVQLEHYFVDGTKIEANANRYTFVWGKAVVKHKAKLQEKVQKLFATIEETEKQEERAHGGGDLCELGETSKITSEKLENAVKQLEERLQEKPKDKPLKKAVRAPRKDLLPRLQKYECHEETLGNRNSYSKTDKDATFMRMKEDHMRNGQLKPGYNVQIGTENQFILGYSVHQRPTDTRCLIPHLEKVKSQLGKLPSTVIADAGYGGEENYDYLERNDAEAIVKYSTYHREKSKAWQKDMSKIDNWTYNAELDTWTCAAGQTLAFRRVSKEKTESGYEIEYRHYRSASCEGCPLKSQCTKSQGNREVKVSLKYLRLKNQAREKLRSEEGYALAVRRMIEPEPVFGDIKNNRGFKRFLLRGLPKVSLEVGWLSLAHNLLKKAAVDAKAKELSK, from the coding sequence TTGTACATTCAATATACCATGGACCAACTGTATCTGCCAATGGACTTAGAGGACGACATTCCTCAAAATCACCTCGTTCGCGTCGTGAATGCAGCCGTGAACCGGCTTGACGATGCCATCTTTGACGTGGCTTACTCTGGAGGCGGACGAGACAGCTATCATCCGAAGATGCTCACCAAGGTCATCATCTACGCCTACACGCAGCGCATCTATTCCTCCCGACAGATCGCCAAGGCTATCCGTGAAAATATCATGTTCATGTGGGTCGCCGGCAGACAACGTCCGGACTTCCGCACCATCAATCGGTTTCGCTCTGAGAGAATGAAAGCCGTTCTGGAGACCGTGTTTACGGCAGTTCTCCAGTTTCTGGCCGAGGAAAACTACGTGCAACTTGAACATTACTTTGTCGATGGGACTAAAATCGAAGCCAATGCGAATCGATATACGTTTGTTTGGGGCAAAGCTGTCGTGAAGCACAAAGCCAAACTTCAAGAAAAAGTTCAGAAGCTGTTTGCCACCATCGAAGAAACGGAGAAACAAGAAGAACGAGCACATGGCGGCGGGGATCTGTGCGAACTAGGAGAAACTTCGAAGATAACGAGTGAAAAGCTGGAGAATGCCGTTAAGCAACTGGAAGAAAGACTGCAAGAAAAACCAAAGGACAAGCCACTGAAGAAGGCGGTGCGTGCGCCCCGTAAAGATTTACTCCCTCGCCTTCAAAAATATGAATGCCATGAAGAAACGCTAGGAAATCGGAACAGCTACAGTAAGACGGACAAAGACGCCACGTTCATGCGAATGAAGGAAGATCACATGCGTAATGGTCAGCTCAAGCCGGGCTACAATGTGCAGATTGGCACGGAAAATCAATTCATCCTCGGATACAGTGTACACCAGCGGCCTACAGATACGCGCTGTCTCATCCCTCATCTTGAAAAAGTAAAATCGCAGCTGGGTAAGCTTCCAAGCACCGTTATTGCTGATGCAGGCTACGGCGGCGAAGAAAATTACGATTATTTAGAGCGAAATGACGCCGAAGCTATCGTCAAATACAGCACGTATCACCGTGAAAAAAGCAAGGCATGGCAAAAAGATATGAGCAAAATCGACAACTGGACCTATAACGCCGAGCTAGATACATGGACTTGTGCTGCTGGACAAACCCTCGCTTTTCGCAGAGTGAGCAAGGAGAAAACGGAAAGCGGATACGAAATCGAATACCGTCATTACCGGAGTGCAAGTTGTGAAGGCTGTCCGCTAAAATCGCAGTGTACAAAATCCCAGGGGAATCGCGAAGTTAAAGTAAGCTTAAAGTATTTACGATTAAAAAATCAGGCACGAGAAAAGCTTCGCAGCGAAGAAGGCTATGCGTTAGCAGTCAGGCGGATGATTGAACCGGAGCCTGTATTTGGTGACATCAAGAACAACCGAGGATTCAAAAGATTCCTGCTTCGAGGCTTGCCTAAAGTAAGCCTCGAGGTCGGGTGGCTTTCGCTTGCCCATAATTTGTTGAAGAAAGCGGCAGTAGACGCAAAAGCAAAGGAGTTAAGCAAATGA
- a CDS encoding malonyl-CoA O-methyltransferase, with product MRGKMGPVGRQFNRNAATYDAHAHVQRMMSIQLADSLQCLKERDSKVNILEIGCGTGALTEMLAKEWHDAKITALDIAPEMIKLARKRVFSGDRVSFLHADAEIWGADAPSAMYDIIVSNACFQWLSRPEQTFSHFRRMLRPGGLLVFTTFGPATFYELHQAFEEVYRARGMEPQRHGLSFKSGDQWISLLKEAGFSGVQSERTLHVETYASVRGFLYSIKAMGASTSGAAAASGLSMRRLFASMYKEYETKFSVPGGVTASYDLLLMLASADDADGK from the coding sequence ATGAGGGGCAAAATGGGCCCAGTTGGGCGCCAATTTAACCGCAATGCAGCTACATATGACGCTCATGCTCATGTTCAGCGGATGATGTCGATCCAGCTTGCAGATTCTCTTCAATGCTTGAAGGAGAGGGATAGTAAAGTCAACATTCTTGAAATCGGCTGCGGTACAGGAGCTCTGACAGAAATGTTAGCTAAGGAGTGGCATGATGCCAAAATTACTGCTCTAGACATCGCCCCTGAAATGATAAAGCTTGCTCGAAAACGGGTTTTCTCCGGTGATCGAGTAAGCTTTCTTCATGCTGATGCCGAAATATGGGGGGCTGATGCACCATCCGCCATGTACGATATCATCGTTTCCAACGCCTGTTTTCAATGGTTGAGCCGTCCTGAGCAAACGTTTAGCCACTTTCGGAGAATGCTTCGTCCCGGGGGCTTGCTCGTATTCACAACATTCGGACCCGCTACTTTTTATGAGCTGCATCAAGCCTTCGAGGAAGTTTATCGAGCTAGAGGGATGGAGCCGCAACGGCATGGGCTTTCGTTTAAATCGGGGGACCAATGGATTAGTTTGCTCAAGGAAGCAGGGTTCTCCGGCGTTCAATCGGAGCGTACACTCCATGTGGAAACGTATGCTTCTGTTAGGGGCTTTTTATATTCGATAAAAGCTATGGGAGCCAGTACATCGGGAGCCGCTGCAGCAAGCGGCCTCAGTATGCGGCGTCTTTTTGCCAGTATGTACAAGGAATATGAGACTAAGTTTAGCGTCCCGGGGGGCGTTACGGCTAGTTATGACCTGCTTTTGATGTTGGCATCCGCTGATGATGCGGACGGCAAATAG
- a CDS encoding Glutathione synthase/RimK-type ligase, ATP-grasp superfamily, producing the protein MTQPILGILTLYLDDKGTLEERSVYQQMITAGKKMGLEAFVFTPADVDFEKNRIHAQFYNTTSKSWTHKWTSFPHMIYDRCRIQHSHRFEQLRKFRSRYGHLTFLNKPLRNKWTVYKTLSSQKRFQNKQPFTMLYTGHKDLNEMLSRYPLVFLKPINGTGGRGILRIERQKDDSYLIQGRDQMRRIIQPQQVGAAALKKKLSSWNLERGKYIVQQGIMIKLSNGRVHDYRLLVQKNSRGEWEATGCAGRIGAPKSITSNLHGGGKAMGMDELLSSWVGDEARAKAVRREAEQFGVEVAAYLEQQYDRLCELALDLAIDRKGGIWLLEVNPKPAREVFRESGDEATYERAIVKPLEYAMYVYSRRKRKKSKSSGGKSQGQKSESSSSGASSMVAGSTESSSGASSSGAGSKSMNSKDAIAFAAGSTEVGSLAVDMKREVSPRAGSTGPVSKRTSSKKAGSKRSGSSGASSKRTGPKKVSSPRAASTTASLNETGSTRTGSTEAGLTENSTPDT; encoded by the coding sequence ATGACACAGCCCATACTCGGCATTTTAACGTTATACCTCGATGACAAAGGAACGCTGGAGGAGCGGTCGGTCTATCAGCAAATGATAACAGCCGGTAAAAAAATGGGGCTTGAAGCCTTTGTCTTTACCCCTGCAGATGTCGATTTTGAGAAGAACCGAATCCATGCGCAATTTTACAATACGACCAGCAAATCCTGGACGCACAAATGGACGTCCTTTCCGCATATGATCTACGATCGCTGCCGCATCCAACACAGCCATCGATTCGAGCAGCTGAGAAAATTCCGATCCCGATACGGGCATCTGACATTTCTGAATAAACCACTGCGTAATAAATGGACCGTTTACAAAACGCTCTCATCCCAAAAACGATTCCAGAACAAGCAGCCGTTTACTATGCTATATACAGGCCACAAGGATTTGAACGAAATGCTGAGCCGCTACCCGCTCGTGTTCCTAAAGCCGATCAACGGTACTGGAGGCCGGGGCATTCTGCGCATCGAGCGGCAGAAGGACGACAGCTATCTCATCCAGGGACGCGACCAAATGCGGAGAATCATTCAGCCACAGCAAGTAGGCGCAGCCGCTCTGAAAAAAAAGCTCTCCTCATGGAACCTTGAGAGAGGTAAATATATCGTGCAGCAAGGCATTATGATTAAGCTATCGAACGGACGTGTGCATGATTACCGATTGCTCGTTCAAAAAAACAGCCGCGGCGAATGGGAGGCAACCGGGTGCGCCGGCAGAATCGGCGCTCCCAAAAGCATCACCTCCAACCTCCACGGCGGAGGCAAAGCGATGGGGATGGATGAGCTGCTGAGCTCATGGGTCGGCGATGAGGCCCGTGCTAAAGCCGTGCGCCGCGAAGCGGAGCAGTTCGGCGTTGAGGTCGCCGCCTACCTGGAGCAACAATACGATCGGCTGTGCGAGCTGGCGCTCGACCTCGCGATCGACCGAAAGGGTGGCATTTGGCTGCTTGAGGTTAACCCGAAGCCAGCCCGCGAGGTGTTCCGCGAAAGCGGAGATGAAGCTACTTACGAGCGAGCAATCGTGAAGCCGCTGGAGTACGCGATGTATGTATACTCGCGCCGTAAGCGCAAAAAGAGCAAATCTTCGGGCGGAAAATCCCAAGGACAGAAGTCGGAGTCGAGCTCCTCTGGAGCCAGCTCAATGGTGGCAGGTTCGACGGAGAGCTCTTCGGGGGCTAGTTCGTCCGGAGCGGGTTCGAAGAGTATGAATTCGAAAGATGCGATTGCGTTTGCCGCGGGTTCAACTGAAGTGGGTTCGTTGGCGGTAGATATGAAGCGAGAGGTCTCACCGAGGGCGGGTTCTACAGGACCGGTGTCGAAGAGAACGAGCTCCAAGAAAGCCGGTTCGAAGAGATCCGGTTCATCGGGGGCGAGCTCAAAGAGAACAGGCCCGAAAAAAGTGAGTTCGCCGAGGGCGGCTTCGACGACAGCGAGTTTGAATGAAACGGGCTCGACGAGAACGGGGTCAACGGAAGCTGGTTTGACAGAAAATAGTACGCCCGACACCTAA
- a CDS encoding spore coat protein JC, translating into MWLYEKKLQYPVRVSKCDPMMAKFLTEQYGGADGELAAALRYLNQRYTIPDKVIGVLNDIGTEEFAHLEMIATMIYKLTKDATPEQLRAAGLGEDFVNHGGDLFYSNARGVPWTAAYIAAKGDPLANLYEDIAAEEKARATYQWLIDYTDDVDLQDSLKFLREREIVHAMRFKESVEIVKADMGQKKVY; encoded by the coding sequence ATGTGGCTGTACGAGAAGAAGTTGCAATATCCGGTAAGAGTAAGCAAATGTGATCCGATGATGGCGAAATTTCTGACGGAGCAGTACGGGGGAGCGGATGGAGAGCTGGCGGCAGCGCTCCGTTACCTGAACCAGAGGTATACGATCCCGGACAAAGTAATCGGCGTCCTGAACGATATCGGCACTGAGGAATTTGCGCATCTCGAGATGATTGCAACGATGATCTACAAACTGACCAAGGACGCAACACCAGAGCAGTTGAGGGCGGCAGGCCTTGGAGAGGATTTTGTCAATCATGGGGGAGATCTTTTCTACAGCAACGCCAGAGGGGTACCATGGACAGCTGCCTACATTGCGGCAAAAGGTGATCCGCTAGCAAACCTGTATGAGGACATTGCGGCAGAGGAAAAAGCGCGGGCGACCTACCAGTGGCTCATCGACTACACAGACGATGTGGATTTGCAGGACAGCCTGAAGTTTCTGCGCGAACGGGAGATCGTTCATGCGATGCGTTTCAAGGAATCGGTGGAGATCGTCAAGGCAGATATGGGGCAGAAAAAGGTCTATTAG